The following are encoded together in the Halopiger aswanensis genome:
- a CDS encoding DedA family protein gives MAVLQLGNVPPWLESLFTSEFGYAVLLGVCILEGAMLLRFMPSELVVPAALALIGSSIPESVVIVAVAVVGTTAGQFLLFCLVRRAGREYVLQKRWVPVTESRLERFDGWFDRWGGLAVAASNTMLFVRGLVTIPAGLSEMSGRSFVVLSAIGSLSFQSILAALYLLGGHLLA, from the coding sequence ATGGCGGTGTTACAACTCGGGAACGTCCCGCCGTGGCTCGAATCCCTGTTCACGTCGGAGTTCGGGTACGCGGTGTTGCTCGGCGTCTGCATTCTCGAGGGAGCGATGCTGCTGCGGTTCATGCCGAGCGAACTGGTCGTGCCGGCGGCGCTGGCGCTGATCGGGTCGTCGATCCCCGAGTCGGTCGTGATCGTCGCGGTCGCGGTCGTCGGAACGACGGCCGGCCAGTTCCTGCTGTTCTGCCTCGTCCGGCGCGCCGGCCGGGAGTACGTCCTTCAAAAGCGGTGGGTTCCGGTCACGGAATCGCGCCTCGAGCGGTTCGACGGCTGGTTCGACCGCTGGGGCGGCCTCGCCGTGGCGGCGAGCAACACGATGTTGTTCGTCCGCGGACTGGTCACGATTCCGGCGGGACTCTCCGAGATGAGCGGGCGATCGTTCGTCGTCCTTTCGGCGATCGGCTCGCTGTCGTTCCAGTCGATCCTCGCCGCGTTGTACTTACTCGGCGGGCACTTGCTGGCGTGA
- a CDS encoding metal-dependent hydrolase, with the protein MYKDGHIGFNALLYAPFVPLVSARWSLETAVLGTVLVVGLAPLPDIDQLLPQIAHRGPTHTVWFAVLVGLFVGVGTTLLVDATPTATASAFPFGFALGTGSVLAHLAGDIVTPMGISPFSPVSAAHVTLDLFPSKHGRINRAVLLLGSSALLVSLVLTISFSSAGAPPI; encoded by the coding sequence ATGTACAAGGACGGCCATATCGGATTTAACGCGCTGTTGTACGCCCCGTTCGTCCCGTTGGTGAGCGCCCGCTGGTCGCTCGAGACGGCGGTGCTGGGGACGGTACTCGTCGTCGGACTGGCACCCCTTCCGGATATCGATCAGCTGCTTCCGCAGATAGCTCACCGTGGACCGACGCATACGGTCTGGTTCGCCGTTCTCGTCGGGTTGTTCGTCGGCGTCGGAACGACGCTTCTCGTCGACGCGACCCCGACTGCGACCGCGTCCGCGTTTCCCTTCGGCTTCGCCCTCGGGACCGGCAGCGTACTCGCCCATCTGGCCGGCGACATCGTGACGCCGATGGGAATCAGCCCGTTCTCCCCCGTGTCGGCGGCCCACGTGACGCTCGATTTGTTCCCGTCTAAGCACGGTCGGATCAACAGGGCAGTGCTGCTCCTCGGCTCGAGCGCGTTGCTCGTCTCGCTGGTCCTGACGATCAGCTTCTCGTCGGCGGGCGCTCCGCCGATCTGA
- a CDS encoding DUF1508 domain-containing protein, translated as MSAGQRSERGTWAGLGLGPGLLYGGLATGTLGQIQWGERGLELSPGAAVVIGLVLFAGVGAAVLSLTRRNRQFEESDGDRLESETEAETDPPAVLTGDAIEGTQVALRRDDGDWQWRVLRREALAESPTRASTQSTATDRIERTRDAIDTAGLREVTDAAVRVYRDEDGIWRWTLVRADGSRVATAAEGYDDRESAEAAVSLVKDCGPEADVVDIEAAAITIATHHDRWQWQLVDDERRPLATGADEYERRADAVAAADTFVDRISDARVLDIDAFGVELYETGAVVSGSESKSESDEESEAEPGEEEEDGTWAWRLVDENSDIIADAPTTFETRPAAEDAATAALAALEDAAVTDAGDPAFERYPDPNIDSTGGADAGSDGDGWRWRLVDDAGRTVARAPRTASTADGAERATELIREAAPDAPVLEIDEAAYEVYADPDAAPEDDSVADRTKVDADDDSSSGESDAAEEATAVTDGSGTEPVDEGWRWRLVTTERDVVAEGAASYGDAGTATTALERIREDAREADVLAFETAAFRVYENDGDWRWRLLDEGGTVLADSDGEHDSRNEAIEAMLTLKERAPDADVVEIDAPEFELVAEGDGEGDGDGEDAEGWSWRLIDAAGRRVATAPTTYASRADARAAVDRFREQSNGSIHTVESATFQPSATDDAWRWRLIRPSGETLAVSGSEYATRDELDDRIDDVRETAAAARAYTTGAVTIQLVGSETWRWRLLDREREPILESTTAYPSRAAARDAVDDLEQASTSDVPIFAIDAGAAAVWLEQAADGWRWDLIDRDRTVLATAADAADKSGATAAVDDVQRLAPLAERIDVTEASFDIVERDGGWRWRLLDDDGHPVAIGEEATATKAAAHEAIDDVRSLLEVASVFELEGTAFERYRTDGDADADGDDENPWQWRLVDGNGETLLESTQAYETREATQDAIAALQSHATDGELTVAE; from the coding sequence GTGTCTGCCGGACAACGGTCCGAACGCGGCACGTGGGCCGGTCTCGGTTTGGGTCCGGGTCTCCTGTACGGCGGCCTCGCAACCGGGACTCTCGGGCAGATTCAGTGGGGCGAACGCGGTCTCGAGTTATCTCCCGGCGCCGCCGTCGTGATCGGCCTCGTGCTGTTCGCCGGCGTTGGCGCGGCCGTGCTCTCCCTCACGAGACGGAACAGGCAATTCGAGGAGAGCGACGGTGATCGACTCGAGTCCGAAACCGAGGCCGAGACCGATCCTCCGGCGGTGCTCACCGGTGACGCGATCGAAGGAACGCAGGTCGCGCTCCGGCGCGACGACGGCGACTGGCAGTGGCGCGTGCTTCGCCGCGAGGCGCTCGCCGAGAGTCCCACACGGGCTTCGACGCAGTCGACGGCGACGGACCGAATCGAACGGACGCGAGACGCGATCGATACTGCCGGGCTCCGGGAAGTAACCGACGCTGCAGTGCGCGTCTATCGCGACGAGGACGGGATATGGCGATGGACGCTCGTCCGTGCGGACGGCAGCCGCGTTGCCACCGCAGCCGAGGGCTACGACGACCGCGAGAGCGCTGAAGCGGCAGTGAGTCTCGTCAAAGACTGCGGCCCCGAAGCCGACGTCGTCGATATCGAGGCGGCGGCGATTACGATCGCCACGCACCACGATCGATGGCAGTGGCAACTGGTCGACGACGAGCGAAGGCCGCTGGCCACCGGCGCAGACGAGTACGAACGGCGCGCCGACGCCGTAGCTGCCGCCGATACGTTCGTCGATCGGATCTCGGACGCACGCGTCCTCGACATCGACGCGTTCGGCGTCGAACTCTACGAGACCGGAGCCGTTGTGTCGGGATCAGAGTCGAAATCCGAGTCCGACGAAGAGTCGGAAGCCGAACCGGGAGAGGAGGAGGAGGACGGCACGTGGGCCTGGCGGCTCGTCGATGAGAACAGCGATATCATCGCCGACGCACCCACGACTTTCGAGACTCGACCAGCCGCCGAAGATGCCGCGACGGCGGCGCTCGCGGCCCTCGAGGACGCTGCGGTCACCGACGCGGGAGACCCTGCGTTCGAACGGTATCCCGATCCCAATATCGACAGTACCGGTGGCGCTGATGCCGGTAGTGACGGCGATGGCTGGCGCTGGCGACTCGTCGACGATGCCGGCCGAACCGTCGCTCGAGCGCCGAGGACCGCGTCGACGGCCGACGGGGCCGAACGAGCCACCGAACTGATCCGCGAGGCGGCGCCCGATGCGCCCGTGCTCGAGATCGACGAGGCGGCGTACGAGGTGTATGCCGACCCCGATGCCGCGCCGGAAGACGACTCCGTTGCGGACCGCACGAAGGTGGACGCGGATGACGACTCGAGCAGTGGCGAAAGCGACGCGGCCGAGGAGGCTACCGCCGTCACCGACGGCTCGGGAACCGAGCCGGTCGATGAGGGGTGGCGCTGGCGGCTCGTCACGACCGAGCGCGATGTCGTTGCCGAGGGCGCGGCGTCATACGGCGACGCGGGGACAGCGACGACGGCGCTCGAGCGAATCCGCGAGGACGCCCGCGAGGCCGACGTCCTCGCGTTCGAGACGGCCGCATTCCGCGTTTACGAGAACGACGGCGACTGGCGCTGGCGACTGCTCGACGAGGGCGGGACCGTCCTCGCCGACAGCGACGGTGAGCACGACTCCCGCAACGAGGCCATCGAGGCGATGCTGACGCTCAAGGAGCGCGCGCCCGACGCCGACGTGGTGGAAATCGATGCGCCCGAATTCGAACTGGTCGCCGAGGGCGACGGCGAGGGTGACGGCGACGGCGAGGACGCGGAGGGCTGGTCCTGGCGATTGATCGACGCCGCCGGGCGCCGCGTCGCGACGGCGCCGACGACCTACGCGAGTCGAGCGGACGCTCGAGCGGCGGTAGATCGCTTCCGGGAGCAGTCGAACGGTTCCATCCACACGGTCGAGAGCGCGACGTTCCAGCCCTCCGCGACGGACGATGCGTGGCGCTGGCGACTGATCCGCCCGTCGGGCGAGACGCTGGCGGTCTCCGGAAGCGAGTACGCGACGCGAGACGAACTCGACGACCGGATCGACGACGTGCGGGAGACGGCGGCCGCCGCTCGGGCGTATACGACGGGCGCAGTAACGATCCAACTCGTCGGCAGCGAGACCTGGCGCTGGCGGCTGCTCGATCGCGAGCGCGAGCCGATCCTCGAGTCGACGACGGCCTATCCCAGCCGAGCGGCAGCCCGGGACGCCGTCGACGATCTCGAGCAGGCCTCGACGTCGGACGTTCCGATCTTCGCGATCGACGCCGGAGCAGCCGCGGTCTGGCTCGAGCAGGCTGCGGACGGCTGGCGCTGGGACCTGATCGATCGCGACCGGACGGTCCTCGCGACCGCGGCCGACGCGGCCGACAAATCCGGTGCGACGGCGGCCGTCGACGACGTCCAGCGGCTGGCGCCCCTCGCCGAGCGGATCGACGTCACCGAGGCGTCGTTCGACATCGTCGAGCGAGACGGCGGCTGGCGCTGGCGGCTCCTCGACGATGACGGCCATCCCGTCGCGATCGGCGAGGAGGCGACGGCGACGAAAGCGGCTGCGCACGAGGCGATCGACGACGTTCGGTCGCTCCTCGAGGTGGCCAGCGTCTTCGAACTCGAGGGGACCGCGTTCGAACGGTATCGGACGGACGGGGATGCGGACGCGGACGGCGACGACGAGAACCCGTGGCAGTGGCGACTCGTCGACGGGAACGGTGAGACGTTGCTCGAGAGCACACAGGCCTACGAAACCCGGGAAGCGACACAAGATGCAATTGCCGCGCTGCAATCGCACGCCACCGACGGCGAGTTGACGGTCGCCGAGTGA
- a CDS encoding metal-dependent hydrolase gives MEGARALFLAGALSTHSLVGYALVRGFTDADPRLGALFGLVPDADFLFPAAWGWPFVHRGLTHAPLFAAALVAGAYAIRRDRDLPLAVGLAVGSHIAVDSVSPAGIPWLFPLEASPSLGLPVHGPAATALLWAGAIGILASRRTDLPSIR, from the coding sequence ATGGAGGGAGCACGAGCCCTGTTTCTCGCCGGTGCGCTGTCAACGCATTCCCTCGTCGGGTACGCTCTCGTTCGGGGGTTTACCGACGCCGATCCGCGCTTGGGCGCCCTTTTCGGTCTCGTTCCCGACGCCGACTTCCTGTTTCCCGCGGCGTGGGGGTGGCCGTTCGTCCACCGCGGGCTCACGCACGCGCCGCTGTTCGCGGCGGCGCTCGTCGCCGGCGCGTACGCGATCCGCCGGGATCGGGACCTCCCGCTCGCCGTCGGGCTGGCGGTCGGTTCCCACATCGCCGTCGACTCGGTGTCGCCGGCGGGGATTCCGTGGTTGTTTCCGCTCGAGGCGAGTCCGAGTCTCGGCCTCCCCGTTCACGGCCCGGCGGCGACGGCGCTGCTCTGGGCCGGCGCTATCGGCATCCTCGCGAGTCGGAGGACCGACCTGCCGTCGATCCGCTGA
- a CDS encoding sulfatase, which produces MDGTRQSNVLFVVLDTVRKDRLGPYGYDRETTPALSQFAEEATVFESAVAPAPWTLPVHASLFTGLYPSQHGADQGSPYLDDDVTLASVLSAAGYDTACYSSNAWITPYTGLTDGFDAQDSFFEVLPSDVFSGPLATVWQTINDNEYLHELASKLVRVGAMAHSKLASGESADSKTPSVIDRTRSFIDDSDSDEGWFAFVNLMDAHLPYYPPEEYREEFAPGVDPDEVCQNSKEYNSGAREIDDEEWEAIRGLYDAEIAHMDAELGRLFDWLRETDQWEETTVVVCADHGELHGEHDLYGHEFALYDELINVPLLVKHPELEADRRDDLVELLDCYHTVLDALNVDPDAALDIAADDDVAAGVTPFDPTRSLLSSEYRAFAETAEPDPGQRAVLDGDGDGGEGSGDYAFVEYAQPVIELHHLEEKANEAGIDLPEDHRAYSRLRAARSTDAKYVRADRIPDEGYRLDEDPSEESPVDPAEDEVVAASEAALARFESAVGGAWDNPTETAGEEREALADADEETRDRLRELGYLE; this is translated from the coding sequence ATGGACGGGACACGCCAGTCGAACGTACTTTTCGTCGTTTTGGACACGGTCCGCAAGGATCGTCTCGGCCCCTACGGCTACGACCGAGAGACGACGCCCGCCCTCTCGCAGTTCGCCGAGGAAGCGACCGTCTTCGAGTCGGCGGTCGCACCCGCGCCGTGGACGTTACCGGTCCACGCCTCCCTGTTTACCGGCCTGTATCCGAGCCAGCACGGCGCCGACCAGGGAAGTCCGTACCTCGACGACGACGTGACGCTCGCGTCGGTCCTGTCGGCGGCCGGCTACGATACGGCCTGTTACTCCTCGAACGCCTGGATCACGCCCTATACCGGCCTCACCGACGGGTTCGACGCACAGGATTCGTTCTTCGAGGTCCTCCCCAGCGACGTGTTTTCGGGCCCGCTCGCTACCGTCTGGCAGACGATCAACGACAACGAGTACCTGCACGAACTGGCGTCGAAACTCGTCAGGGTCGGCGCGATGGCCCACTCGAAACTCGCCAGCGGCGAGAGCGCCGACTCGAAGACGCCCTCGGTGATCGATCGAACGCGGTCGTTTATCGACGACAGCGACAGCGACGAGGGTTGGTTCGCGTTCGTCAACCTGATGGACGCCCACCTGCCGTACTACCCGCCCGAGGAGTACCGCGAGGAGTTCGCTCCCGGCGTCGATCCCGACGAAGTCTGCCAGAATTCGAAGGAGTACAATTCCGGCGCGCGGGAAATCGACGACGAAGAATGGGAGGCGATCCGCGGCCTCTACGACGCTGAAATCGCCCACATGGACGCCGAGCTCGGTCGACTGTTCGACTGGCTCCGCGAGACCGACCAATGGGAGGAGACGACCGTCGTCGTCTGCGCCGACCACGGGGAACTCCACGGCGAACACGACCTCTACGGCCACGAATTCGCCCTCTACGACGAACTTATCAACGTCCCGCTACTCGTGAAACACCCCGAACTCGAGGCCGACCGGCGCGACGACCTCGTCGAGTTGCTCGACTGCTATCATACGGTGCTCGACGCGCTGAACGTCGATCCCGACGCCGCCCTCGACATCGCTGCCGACGACGATGTCGCAGCGGGTGTGACACCGTTCGATCCCACCCGCTCGCTGCTCTCGAGCGAGTACCGCGCCTTCGCGGAGACTGCGGAGCCGGATCCCGGTCAGCGCGCGGTTCTCGACGGCGACGGCGACGGCGGCGAAGGGAGCGGCGACTACGCCTTCGTCGAGTACGCCCAGCCCGTCATCGAACTCCACCACTTAGAGGAGAAGGCGAACGAAGCGGGCATCGACCTCCCCGAGGACCACCGCGCGTACTCCCGGCTGCGCGCCGCCCGCAGCACCGACGCGAAGTACGTCCGTGCCGACCGAATCCCCGACGAAGGCTACCGGCTCGACGAAGACCCGAGCGAGGAATCACCCGTCGACCCGGCCGAGGACGAGGTCGTCGCCGCGTCCGAAGCGGCGCTCGCCCGCTTCGAGAGCGCCGTCGGTGGCGCGTGGGACAATCCAACCGAGACGGCCGGCGAGGAACGGGAGGCCCTGGCGGACGCGGACGAAGAAACGCGCGACCGATTGCGCGAACTCGGCTACCTCGAGTGA
- a CDS encoding lysylphosphatidylglycerol synthase transmembrane domain-containing protein yields the protein MDRRNRRVLLLGAVGAIAVFAVLFFLVGAGRIIDSLLSADLTFVAFTFALALCWLLSWSLMLRTVLAALGVGVSVRTAFLVYAGAVFANNVTPFGQAGGEPVAAGLISKVSDSRYETGLVGIASVDVLNVVPSISLVFVGVGYYATTAAIGERLEDAVGTAVVLIGGIVLGIALVWRYRERIVDRLPAVIAPRLGLLGIERFDPEQLEADLTERLQRFFENIERVGTDRWRLALVVGLSLAGWLFQAAALMAAFAALGHTVPVYVLLFAIPLANLAGAAPLPGGLGGIEAAFVSLLVPTTGIEASAVTAAVLIFRGAIYWMPTLIGGASVSAFGVRALR from the coding sequence ATGGACAGGCGAAACCGGCGGGTACTGCTCCTCGGAGCGGTCGGGGCGATCGCAGTGTTCGCCGTGCTGTTCTTTCTCGTCGGCGCCGGTCGCATTATCGACTCGCTGCTGTCGGCGGACCTGACCTTCGTTGCGTTCACGTTCGCACTCGCGCTCTGCTGGCTGCTCTCGTGGAGCCTGATGCTTCGTACCGTCCTCGCCGCGCTCGGCGTCGGCGTGTCGGTCAGAACGGCGTTTCTCGTTTACGCCGGCGCAGTCTTCGCCAACAACGTCACGCCGTTCGGCCAGGCGGGCGGCGAACCGGTCGCTGCGGGACTCATCTCGAAGGTCTCGGACTCCCGCTACGAGACCGGCCTCGTCGGTATCGCAAGCGTCGACGTCCTCAACGTCGTCCCCTCCATCTCGCTCGTGTTCGTCGGCGTCGGCTACTACGCGACGACCGCCGCCATCGGGGAGCGCCTCGAGGACGCCGTCGGCACGGCGGTCGTCCTGATCGGCGGGATCGTCCTCGGCATCGCGCTCGTCTGGCGGTATCGAGAGCGGATCGTCGATCGACTGCCGGCCGTCATCGCGCCGCGTCTCGGACTGCTCGGCATCGAGCGATTCGACCCGGAGCAACTCGAGGCGGACCTCACGGAGCGGCTGCAGCGGTTCTTCGAGAACATCGAACGCGTCGGGACCGATCGGTGGCGTCTCGCCCTCGTCGTCGGGCTATCGCTGGCCGGCTGGCTCTTTCAGGCGGCCGCGCTCATGGCGGCGTTCGCCGCGCTCGGGCACACCGTGCCGGTGTACGTCCTCCTGTTCGCGATCCCGCTTGCGAACCTTGCCGGTGCGGCCCCGCTCCCAGGCGGTCTCGGCGGCATCGAAGCCGCCTTCGTGTCGCTGCTCGTGCCGACGACCGGCATCGAGGCGTCGGCCGTCACCGCCGCGGTCCTCATCTTCCGCGGGGCGATCTACTGGATGCCGACCCTCATCGGCGGGGCGTCGGTATCCGCGTTCGGTGTCCGCGCGTTACGATGA
- a CDS encoding glycosyltransferase family 4 protein yields the protein MKISHYFEFEDHVTGGIRESVAHQRKMLDRLDLEYTTEPTLEADVFHCNLMGPRSVWYARRARKRGVPVVAHTHVTAEDFGDSFRFTNALAKPLRPYLERAYGLADALVCPSEYNQGLIEDYADVPTRVISNGVDREKLEGFESLREEYLERYDLEPPVVFLVGHVIKRKGLETFVETARQLPEVDFAWFGPIDRSLKGRETKQLIDSSPDNCTFTGFIDDIRGAYAAGDIFFFPTHEENEGIALLEAMTAGKAVVVRDIETFTWLEDGEDCLKVGAAGSSAANANANTAVATDGGPTSFVDAIERLRDPDVRERLGANARERSEEFSLETIAQAYEQLYAEVI from the coding sequence ATGAAAATCAGCCACTACTTCGAGTTCGAGGACCACGTCACCGGCGGCATCCGCGAGTCCGTCGCTCACCAGCGGAAGATGCTGGATCGGCTCGACCTCGAGTACACGACCGAGCCGACCCTCGAGGCCGACGTCTTCCACTGCAACCTCATGGGCCCCCGGTCGGTCTGGTACGCCAGACGAGCCCGCAAACGGGGCGTGCCGGTCGTCGCCCACACGCACGTCACCGCCGAGGACTTCGGCGACAGCTTCCGGTTTACGAACGCCCTCGCGAAGCCGCTGCGTCCGTACCTCGAGCGCGCGTACGGACTGGCCGACGCGCTCGTCTGCCCCTCCGAGTACAATCAGGGACTGATCGAGGACTACGCCGATGTCCCGACCCGAGTCATCTCGAACGGCGTCGACCGGGAGAAACTCGAGGGATTCGAGTCGCTCCGCGAGGAGTACTTGGAACGGTACGACCTCGAGCCGCCGGTCGTCTTCCTCGTCGGTCACGTGATCAAGCGCAAGGGCCTCGAGACGTTCGTCGAGACGGCCCGCCAGTTGCCCGAGGTCGACTTCGCGTGGTTCGGGCCGATCGACCGCTCGCTGAAGGGGCGAGAGACGAAGCAGTTGATCGATTCCTCGCCCGACAACTGCACCTTCACCGGCTTTATCGACGACATCCGCGGTGCATACGCAGCGGGGGATATCTTCTTCTTCCCGACCCACGAGGAGAACGAGGGGATTGCTCTGCTCGAGGCGATGACAGCCGGCAAAGCCGTCGTCGTCCGGGATATCGAGACGTTCACGTGGCTCGAGGACGGCGAGGACTGTCTGAAGGTCGGTGCGGCGGGCTCGAGCGCTGCGAATGCGAACGCGAACACGGCCGTCGCAACCGACGGCGGTCCGACGTCGTTCGTCGATGCCATCGAACGGCTGCGTGATCCCGACGTTCGGGAGCGACTCGGTGCGAACGCGCGAGAGCGCAGCGAGGAGTTCTCGCTCGAGACGATCGCACAGGCGTACGAGCAGCTGTACGCGGAGGTGATCTGA
- a CDS encoding arylsulfotransferase family protein translates to MTDRSIPTRRRVRSALSRNRLRLVFVAVLVLSGAVLATSASNTLSTATEADVPDAPETTNHTVVTESGRAGTITAYAPDGDVLYYNNTRTKYFDVDPVDGDPLTVEYAATDTIHSSGPNCQDPPCALNVLERADLETGEVEVLYERYDYKEHAGEWHDVDRLNETHVLVADIVADQVFIVNTETEIVDWLWDAQSDFPVEGGGPYPGDWAHINDVEYIEEGVHEGHVMVSLRNQDQVVFIDLEEGLLEDWTLGSEDEYEVMYEQHNPDYVPESRGGPAIVVSDSENGRVEEFQREDGEWTRTWEWADERMQWPRDADRLPNGNTLVTDTHGNRVAEIAPNGEIVWQVESTLPYEAERLETGDESAGGHSAQELGLESQTVDAAGDDDDGLGVLAALSNIVDAIVPHRIQNGILFAAPVWMGRLEFAVVGVALLTGLTWAGLETRWRLHDAGIGFRSPIRRRGSD, encoded by the coding sequence GTGACTGATCGTTCGATCCCCACCCGCCGCCGAGTGCGGTCGGCGCTCTCGCGCAATCGGCTTCGGCTCGTCTTCGTCGCGGTCTTGGTCCTCTCCGGGGCCGTCCTCGCCACATCGGCGTCTAACACGCTGTCGACGGCGACCGAAGCGGACGTTCCGGACGCGCCCGAGACGACCAACCACACGGTCGTCACCGAGTCCGGACGCGCCGGGACGATCACCGCGTACGCGCCCGACGGCGACGTACTGTACTACAACAACACGCGAACGAAGTACTTCGACGTCGATCCCGTCGACGGCGATCCGCTGACCGTCGAGTACGCCGCGACGGACACGATCCACAGTTCGGGGCCGAACTGTCAGGATCCGCCCTGCGCGTTGAACGTCCTCGAGCGCGCCGATCTCGAGACCGGCGAGGTCGAGGTCCTCTACGAGCGCTACGACTACAAGGAACACGCCGGCGAGTGGCACGACGTCGATCGGCTCAACGAGACGCACGTCCTCGTCGCCGACATCGTCGCCGATCAGGTGTTTATCGTCAACACCGAGACCGAGATCGTCGACTGGCTCTGGGACGCCCAAAGCGACTTCCCGGTCGAGGGCGGCGGGCCGTATCCGGGCGACTGGGCGCACATCAACGACGTCGAGTACATCGAGGAGGGCGTCCACGAGGGCCACGTGATGGTCAGTCTCCGGAACCAGGACCAGGTCGTCTTCATCGATCTCGAGGAGGGGCTGCTCGAGGATTGGACGCTCGGCAGCGAGGACGAGTACGAGGTCATGTACGAGCAGCACAATCCGGATTACGTCCCCGAGTCGCGGGGCGGGCCGGCGATCGTCGTCTCCGACTCCGAGAACGGCCGCGTCGAGGAGTTCCAGCGCGAGGACGGCGAGTGGACCCGCACGTGGGAGTGGGCCGACGAGCGCATGCAGTGGCCCCGGGACGCCGACCGGCTGCCGAACGGCAACACTCTCGTCACCGACACGCACGGCAACCGCGTCGCGGAGATCGCACCGAACGGCGAGATCGTCTGGCAGGTCGAGTCGACGCTGCCCTACGAGGCCGAACGACTCGAGACCGGCGACGAGAGCGCGGGCGGTCACAGCGCACAGGAACTGGGACTCGAGTCGCAGACGGTCGACGCCGCCGGCGATGACGACGACGGGCTCGGCGTCCTCGCGGCGCTCAGCAACATTGTCGACGCGATCGTCCCCCACCGGATCCAGAACGGGATCCTCTTCGCCGCGCCGGTCTGGATGGGGCGGCTCGAGTTCGCCGTCGTCGGCGTCGCCCTGCTAACGGGGCTGACCTGGGCCGGCCTCGAGACCAGGTGGCGCCTTCACGATGCGGGGATCGGCTTCCGCAGCCCGATTCGCCGACGCGGCAGCGACTGA
- a CDS encoding glycosyltransferase → MKIGFFTDSYFPEIDGVTYTIDLWREELERRGHEVYVVYPDGDYEPDDREIPVRSLPNPFYSGYRIPTFKRPSALPELDVVHCHGPAPVGLLGRYYAWKRDLPSVYTHHTPIEEYFHQSVKSKAIAGLLKSCYVPAETAFLRSFDVVTASTNRIDRNVSHVQLPVGIDMDFFQPTATDWYPDPEQTVIGYSGRLSMEKNVEEILRVAAERPEYEFVVVGEGPRREHLEAEAPDNVTLRDFLPREELPIFYSSIDAFVTASRGDTLGLSTLEANACGTPVVAADVPPFDETIGPENGMRFEYGDLEEMAATIEDCLAADWETRAAVEQYSVEQTLVHLEQLYENAPGSQTTTTSDDVPWQGQGQVSGAGEEQD, encoded by the coding sequence ATGAAGATCGGTTTCTTCACCGACAGTTACTTCCCCGAAATCGACGGCGTAACGTACACGATCGACCTCTGGCGCGAAGAACTCGAGCGCCGTGGCCACGAGGTGTACGTCGTCTACCCCGACGGCGACTACGAGCCCGACGACCGCGAGATCCCCGTGCGATCGCTGCCGAACCCCTTCTATTCCGGGTACCGGATTCCGACGTTCAAACGGCCGTCCGCGCTGCCGGAACTCGACGTCGTTCACTGTCACGGGCCGGCACCGGTCGGCCTGCTCGGTCGCTACTACGCCTGGAAACGCGATCTGCCGTCGGTCTACACGCACCACACGCCGATCGAGGAGTACTTCCATCAGAGCGTGAAATCGAAGGCGATCGCGGGGCTGCTCAAGAGTTGCTACGTCCCCGCTGAGACCGCCTTCCTCCGAAGTTTCGACGTCGTCACCGCCTCGACGAATCGAATCGACCGCAACGTGAGCCACGTCCAGCTCCCGGTCGGCATCGACATGGACTTTTTCCAGCCGACCGCGACCGACTGGTACCCCGACCCCGAGCAGACGGTCATCGGCTACAGCGGCCGGCTCAGCATGGAGAAAAACGTCGAGGAAATCCTCCGCGTCGCCGCGGAACGCCCCGAGTACGAGTTCGTCGTCGTCGGCGAAGGCCCCCGCCGCGAGCACCTCGAGGCCGAGGCGCCCGACAACGTAACGCTGCGCGATTTCCTCCCCCGGGAGGAACTGCCGATCTTCTACTCCTCGATCGACGCCTTCGTGACCGCCTCGCGGGGCGATACGTTGGGCCTGTCGACGCTCGAGGCCAACGCCTGCGGGACGCCAGTCGTCGCCGCCGACGTCCCGCCGTTCGACGAGACGATCGGCCCCGAAAACGGGATGCGATTCGAGTACGGCGATCTCGAGGAAATGGCCGCGACTATCGAGGACTGTCTCGCGGCCGACTGGGAGACTCGAGCCGCGGTCGAACAGTACTCGGTCGAACAGACGCTCGTCCACCTCGAGCAGCTCTACGAGAACGCACCGGGCTCGCAGACGACGACAACGAGCGACGACGTTCCGTGGCAGGGCCAGGGGCAGGTCTCCGGCGCCGGCGAGGAGCAGGATTGA